AGCGGATAAAACCATATTCGTTTTTTACTTCTGCAACACTGCCCAACCTTAAAGTTGGGAGTGTTTGGTTTAAGCTTTCGGGATAAGAAATACTGATACAAGGTTCGTTTTTAAGCAAACTTGCCGAATAACCCATCTCTGCAAATGGATAGGTGCCTTTATCGGTAATTTTCATCATGCCCACATCTGGAATGCCAGGCGTATCTTTATTTTCTATTTTTCCTAAAGCCATTGCAATACATTCACGTCCATCGGAAAAAAAAACCTTATAATTTTTACCCGGTAAAATGGTATGTGCAGCCGTTAAGATATAACCATCGGCACTTACTACCACGCCGCTAAACTGTGCACTGGTTCTTTGGTTCTGCTGTACATCGAAGCCCCACATGCGTACACTTGCAGGATATGCCTTTTTAACCGCTTGGGCAATGGTATACTGAAATTTAGCCACCAGCTTTTTCTGTGCGGTAGCATTTAGGTTAAACAGTATCACTAAGGTTACTGTTAATGCCTTTATAGAATTATTCATTGTTATTTATGATTTTTAGCCAGGTTAATCCGCTCAGAAATTTCGTGGAGCGCTGCGGCATCGGTTCCGGCAAACCCAGTTAGTTTAAATACAATATTACCTGCTTTATCGATAACGAATTTTGCAGGGATGGCAATCACCCCATAATCTTCAACCGCAGCATTACGCCCAGCTTCATCTTTCAGATCCATCAGCACCTGAAAATTAAAACCCGATTGTGCGATATATTTTTTCACATCTTCCAATGGTGTTTTGCTGGTTTCCCAAGTATGGATAAATAAGAACTTTACAGAAGGATCATTTTTATAGGTATTAACGGCAAGCTGCATCGCAGGAAAAGATTTTTTGCAGGGCACACACCATGTCGACCAAAAATCGAGTACAATTACTTTCCCTTTTAGATCCTTTAGCGACACTACATTTCCAGCGAGGTCTTTTAAGGTAAAATTGGGTGCAGGCAAGCTAATCATTTCTGCCAAAAGTTTCTTATGAAGAGCATCTGCTTTATTCGCAGGAGGTTGTGCCTGCAGCGAAGTACATGCGAGTACACTCAGCATAGCCAATAGGCAA
The nucleotide sequence above comes from Pedobacter riviphilus. Encoded proteins:
- a CDS encoding TlpA family protein disulfide reductase, with product MIPFFRLCLLAMLSVLACTSLQAQPPANKADALHKKLLAEMISLPAPNFTLKDLAGNVVSLKDLKGKVIVLDFWSTWCVPCKKSFPAMQLAVNTYKNDPSVKFLFIHTWETSKTPLEDVKKYIAQSGFNFQVLMDLKDEAGRNAAVEDYGVIAIPAKFVIDKAGNIVFKLTGFAGTDAAALHEISERINLAKNHK